GAAACTGAGCAACAAGTTGACTGCCCTGATGTCATTGCGCTATGACTGGAGCGGCATCAACAAGGATGAAGTAGAGGAAACCCCTGGGGTCTGGAAACCCATCAACAATCCAAGCGTTGACGCCCTGAGCCCGAGAATCGCACTCAACTACAGGATAAGCGATGACACGGCGCTTCGCGCCTCATGGGGCCAAAGCTTCCGGGCACCTACCCTGTATGAGCGCTTCGTTCGCGAAGGGGGCATTTTCACCGGCGAAATGAATCCGGACCTCAACAAGGAAACCATGACCGCTTGGGAGGCGGGTTTTTTCAAGCAGTTTAGCGACAAGGTCTCAATTGATGTGGCTGGGTTCATCAACGATTACGATGACTTGATCCAGTCGATCATTGACTACGACAATAGCACTTTCATGTACCGCAACATTACCAAAGCGCGTATATGGGGTATCGAGACCAGCCTGAACTACAGGCCGACCACCGACTGGAACATGAGCGTAGGCTACACGTACATGAACGCCAAGAACCGGTCGTATGAACTCGGCGAAGATAAAACACTGGACAAAAACCCCGATCCGGAATGGCTGCCTTACCGCCCAGAGCATACCGCATCGGCAAGCGTGACCTGGAAGGCCACCAAAAAGCTGACGCTGAACGTCAACGGTCGCTATGTTGGCAAGTACAAAGCCATCAGCTACTACACCAATCCCGAAGGCGAAAACTACCCCGGCGATTTCGTGGTGTTCAATGCTGGACTTAAGTACCAGTTCAACAAGAACGTCTCCGGCTCACTGGTCTGCAACAACATCAACAACACGCAGTACGAAGAAGCCGAGTGGTTCCGTGCGCCGAACCGCAGCTTCATCGCCGGTATCGACCTGACCTACTGACCGGTCGTCACATCGGATGCCGTCAGCTACGGCTCACACACGGAAGGGCTGTCAAATGGCAGCCCTTCCGTGTTTTGCTTCCCTTGACCTTCGCGATATATCCAGCCAATAAAACCGTCCTTAAAACCGTTCGGCCTGTACTGATTTTGTTTACTTTAAATTTATTACGCATTATATTTCCACTGAACACATCACATACACACCTTGCGATTTCAGAGTATTTAGGGTTTGCTGAAGAATTCAAGCCATCGCCCCGCGGCACTCAATCGCCGCTCGGGGAGGTGACCACGCGAACAAATTTCTGATTACATCAAGCTCCAAAAGGAGCCATTCAAACAGGCGCAAAAAAGGAGCGGCGAGCAGCCTGTCCAAGTTCATCACGAGGAACGTGATCGAGACCACACTCAGACTGCTCTCGGCAAGCCTCGCCATTACCCGGCCCAGCCCGTATCGGCGCTTCGCCTTACCGAACATGCCTTCGACTGCATTCCGGACTCCTTCGTCTTCCCTGATCTGCCGCCGGCGGGCCCGGTTCTTCTCAACATCCTTCGGGGGCCGACCGAGCGGCACGCCGCTCAGCCGGATTCCTCGTGCTTTGCACCACATCCGGTTGGCCAGCGTCCGGTAGATCTTGTCGGCATGGACTGATTCGGGATAGTGCCCGTAGCGCTCGCGATATCGCTCGATATCCCGCACCAGGTCGCAGCCTTCGTTGTAGGCGTTCCAGCTCATCCGTTCCGGCAGGCTGATGCCGTCGACGACGCTGATGGAGAGCTTCATGCCGAACTCCGTCCTGGCTGCGGCCTTGCCCCGTACGATCGGCCTGACATGGGGCTGGCTGATGCTGACGATTCGATCGCTGATGCTCTTCCTGTCACTCTTGTACATTTCCTGTTGCTGCCGATACAGCTCATCGATCACCAGCAGGTCGCGATACCGCGCTGTCGAGAGGACGGTCAGCGGAACCGAGGCGGACAAGCCGCCGATGTACTGCAGGTTCCTCCTGAGATAACTCAACTGCTTGCGTAGGCCTTTGCGGAGGGCCTTTCTCGACAGGCTCTTCTTCATGCCGACAGCAAGGAAATCCTTCCTTGCCGTCCGGCGGGACATCCTGGGTTTTGCGACGCCTTCCGGGTGCATGGCACAGAGATCGTCGATGATCCGTTCGGTCTTCTCGCGGGCATCGTTCAAGAGTCCGATATCCGTCGGATAGGCGATGTCTGCCGGAGCACAGGTGGCATCAACGATGAGTTTGCCCTTGTTGCCGGAACCTCCGTCTCCGTCGTCATTCTGGTTCCTTTCCTCAGCCTTCCTGCGCTCTTCAGCCAGATGGCGTTGCAGGAGTTCCTCCTGCAACGCGGCCAGATCGGTATGCTTCAGCCGCTTCCGAAAGTGGGTCAGCATCGAGGCATCGAAGGGCGCTGCATGCTGGTACGTTTCAAGACCGATAAAGAACTGGAGATACGGGTTCTCCTTGATCTGTTCGACCGTCTCGATATCCGAAAGGCCGAGCTTCTCCTTGATAATCAAGGACCCCAGCGCCATGCGAACCGTCAGTGCAGGAGCGCCCCGTTTCGACATGAAGTTTTTGGCATACTTCGTCTCGGCGACGTGCCAGGGAATTACGTCGGCGAGCTTCACCCACCGGTTTTCCGGATCGAGTTTACCACCAAACGGCAGATGGAAATTTTCGAACGTGAGCTGCTGAAACTTCGGCTGGTACATGAATCGGCGGTATCGAGGTGCAAGGTTTTTGGGGCTTTTTCAGGCTTTTCCTTGCATTCAAGATACAAAAATACCGCTTAATTCATTACCATAAAACAATTTAACCATTATTCAGCAGACCCTATTTATGCGATTCTTCACAAAATCAAAAATTCTGTTCCGGCAGATGATCGGGCGCGAGCTTAAAGCTGGCGTGGAATTGTATTGCAAAACCTTCCATGCCGGAGGCTGGGTCTTTTCGCCTATCGGCATCGACAGCTCAAGCGTCGTTTTCTCGCTTGGCGTTGCCGATAACATCAAATTCGACAAAAGCATGATCGACAGCTTCGGCTGTCATGTTCATGCTTTCGATCCGACACCCGCCTGGGTTGACTGGATAGCCGCGCAACAAACGCCACCGGAATTCCATTTTTACCCCTACGCCATTGGCGACAAGGATGGCACCCTGCCCCTGTACCCCCGCGTGAATCGAAAAGGAAAACCGGTGCCCGGCATGTTGACCATGATTGACGAATGGAAGGGCGCGTATGAGGCCATAGAGGCACCCGTCAGAAGAATCTCCACGATCATGTCGGAAATCGGCGTCGATCACATCGATATTCTCAAGATGAATATCGAGGCTGCCGAGTACGAGGTGATCGATGACGTGCTGAACTCCGGCGTTCCGGTCTATCAGTTACTCGTCGAGTTCCATCACCGGTTCAAAACCGTCCCTTTGGAAAAAACGAAGGAGATACTTCAAAAACTCTTTTTCGCAGGGTACCGCATTTTCTACATATCGGAAAAGCTCTACGAGTTCTCCTTCATCCACGAACAGACCTATCACCAGCGCGTCAATGACAGCATCAACAGCCTGACGCCCAAATCCCGCGCGGCCCGGAGCGACTGATCTCCGCATTTTCAGGCCGCTTCACCGACCGGACAAGGCGAAACAACCACCGTCATCCGGCTTGACTCATGCCTGACGCAGGCCCGGCGCATTTTTTCCCGCCAACACCCAACTCCGGAATCATCCCCGCCATGCTGTTTGTCTGTTACGGCGCAAAAACCCTGAACTGAACCGTACATCATCCTTAACTCGTTTCATTCAGCAATCATCCGGGAACGATCCACGGTCGGTTGTCATTATCAGGGGGAGTGTCGGCATGGTTCGCGGCTGCTATGGATCGAGCATGCCGGTTCGCCTGCCGAGTCAGGCAAATGCCCCGAACGTGTTTTTAGCCTGTTATATCAAAGCGGGATTTATTACATTACGTAGCCTGAAAAACCTCAATCAAAGCACATCTCAGTTATTTATGGGCGACAAAATCCGAATTGCCGCGGTGGTCGGAATGGAGCAATGCAACCAGCGCGTATGGCGGGAAGTGAAAGAGTTGGTTGGCCGACACGCCGAGCTGACCCAGTGGACAGACCAGGATCTCGAACACCAGAACCCGGAGGCAGGCAAGGCGATCCGCGAAGCGGACTGCATCTTCACTACCCTGATCCAGTTCAAAAGTCAGGCTGACTGGCTTCAGGAGCAGATCGACCAGTCGAAGGTCACGACGATCTTCGCCTACGAGTCGATGCCGGAAGTGATGCACATGACGAAAGTCGGAAATTACGTCGTTTCCGAAGACGGCAGCGGAATGCCGGACATCGTCAAGAAAGTCGCCAAGATGCTCGTCAAGGGTCGCGACGAGGACGCCCTCTACGGTTACATGAAGCTTCTGAAGATCATGCGCACCATGTTGCCGCTGATTCCGAAGAAGGCCAAGGACTTCAAGAACTGGATGCAGGTGTACACCTACTGGATGCATCCGACCGCCGAAAATCTCGCCTCGATGTTCAATTACATCATGGCTGAATACTTCGATGTGAACGTAAAAGCCGAAAAAGTTCAGGAAGTTCCGACGATGGGATTCTACCATCCCGACGCGCCGGAGTACATGAAAGACCTGAACCACTACGAAAAATGGCTGCATAAAAAGAACCGTAACGCCAAAGGGCAGAACAACATCGCCATGCTCTTCTTCCGCAAGCACCTCTTGCAGGAGAAGGATTATATCGACAACACCATCCGCGCCATCGAGGCCAAGGGACTGAATCCACTGCCGGTGTTCGTGATGGGCGTCGAGGGCCACGTGGCCGCTCGCGAGTGGTTCACCCACACCAAAATCGACATGCTCATCAACATGATGGGCTTCGGCTTCGTCGGCGGCCCCGCAGGCGCGACCACGCCGGGCGCTTCGGCGGCTGCGCGAGAGGAGATTCTCGGCAAGCTCAACGCGCCTTATGTTGTTTCCCAGCCGCTCTTTATCCAGGACGTCGAGTCGTGGAAGACGCAGGGCGTCGTGCCGTTGCAGTCGGCCATGACCTTCGCCCTCCCGGAGATGGATGGCGCGGTCTGCCCCGTCGTGCTCGGCGCGATCAAGGATGGCCGCCTGCACACCGTGCCCGACCGCCTCGACCGCCTCTCAACATTGGCCAAGAAGTTCTCCGAACTGCGCCACACCGCGAACCGCGACAAGAAGGTCGCCTTCGTGGTCTACGACTATCCGCCGGGCATGGGCCGCAAAGCGAGCGCCGCCTTGCTCGACGTGCCGAAGAGCATCTATAAAATGTTGCAGCGCCTCCAGAACGAGGGCTACAACGTCGGCGAACTTCCGGAATCGCCGGAAGCCTTGCTCGCCATGCTCGACCGCGCCACCGATTACGAAATCCAGGCGCATGAGCCGGACTGCTTCACCATCGACCGCCAGACCTTCAACGCCATCACCTCGGATCGCGAGCGTGAGCGCATCGAGGCCCGCTGGAGCGGCTTCCCCGGCGAAATCGCCCCGGTCGGCGTGGACAAGATGTTCCTCGGCGGCCTCACGCTCGGCAACATCTTCATCGGCGTCCAGCCACGCCTCGGCATTCAGGGCGACCCGATGCGCCTGCTCTTCGACAAGGAGAACACGCCGCACCACCAGTACATCGCCTTCTATCGCTGGATCAGCCGCGAGTTCGGCGCTCATGCGATGGTGCACGTCGGCATGCACGGCACGGTCGAGTGGATGCCCGGCCTCCAGCTCGGCGTCACCGGCGAGTGCTGGCCGGACGCGCTGCTCGGCGAGGTGCCGCACTTCTACATCTACCCGGTCAACAACCCCAGCGAGGCCAACATCGCCAAGCGCCGCGGTTACGCGACCATGATATCGCACAACATTCCGCCGCTCTCCCGCGCCGGCCTCTACAAGGAGCTGCCGACCTTCAAGGACATGCTCAACGACTACCGCGA
This genomic window from Chlorobaculum limnaeum contains:
- a CDS encoding FkbM family methyltransferase, encoding MRFFTKSKILFRQMIGRELKAGVELYCKTFHAGGWVFSPIGIDSSSVVFSLGVADNIKFDKSMIDSFGCHVHAFDPTPAWVDWIAAQQTPPEFHFYPYAIGDKDGTLPLYPRVNRKGKPVPGMLTMIDEWKGAYEAIEAPVRRISTIMSEIGVDHIDILKMNIEAAEYEVIDDVLNSGVPVYQLLVEFHHRFKTVPLEKTKEILQKLFFAGYRIFYISEKLYEFSFIHEQTYHQRVNDSINSLTPKSRAARSD
- a CDS encoding IS5 family transposase; translated protein: MYQPKFQQLTFENFHLPFGGKLDPENRWVKLADVIPWHVAETKYAKNFMSKRGAPALTVRMALGSLIIKEKLGLSDIETVEQIKENPYLQFFIGLETYQHAAPFDASMLTHFRKRLKHTDLAALQEELLQRHLAEERRKAEERNQNDDGDGGSGNKGKLIVDATCAPADIAYPTDIGLLNDAREKTERIIDDLCAMHPEGVAKPRMSRRTARKDFLAVGMKKSLSRKALRKGLRKQLSYLRRNLQYIGGLSASVPLTVLSTARYRDLLVIDELYRQQQEMYKSDRKSISDRIVSISQPHVRPIVRGKAAARTEFGMKLSISVVDGISLPERMSWNAYNEGCDLVRDIERYRERYGHYPESVHADKIYRTLANRMWCKARGIRLSGVPLGRPPKDVEKNRARRRQIREDEGVRNAVEGMFGKAKRRYGLGRVMARLAESSLSVVSITFLVMNLDRLLAAPFLRLFEWLLLELDVIRNLFAWSPPRAAIECRGAMA
- the bchH gene encoding magnesium chelatase subunit H; amino-acid sequence: MGDKIRIAAVVGMEQCNQRVWREVKELVGRHAELTQWTDQDLEHQNPEAGKAIREADCIFTTLIQFKSQADWLQEQIDQSKVTTIFAYESMPEVMHMTKVGNYVVSEDGSGMPDIVKKVAKMLVKGRDEDALYGYMKLLKIMRTMLPLIPKKAKDFKNWMQVYTYWMHPTAENLASMFNYIMAEYFDVNVKAEKVQEVPTMGFYHPDAPEYMKDLNHYEKWLHKKNRNAKGQNNIAMLFFRKHLLQEKDYIDNTIRAIEAKGLNPLPVFVMGVEGHVAAREWFTHTKIDMLINMMGFGFVGGPAGATTPGASAAAREEILGKLNAPYVVSQPLFIQDVESWKTQGVVPLQSAMTFALPEMDGAVCPVVLGAIKDGRLHTVPDRLDRLSTLAKKFSELRHTANRDKKVAFVVYDYPPGMGRKASAALLDVPKSIYKMLQRLQNEGYNVGELPESPEALLAMLDRATDYEIQAHEPDCFTIDRQTFNAITSDRERERIEARWSGFPGEIAPVGVDKMFLGGLTLGNIFIGVQPRLGIQGDPMRLLFDKENTPHHQYIAFYRWISREFGAHAMVHVGMHGTVEWMPGLQLGVTGECWPDALLGEVPHFYIYPVNNPSEANIAKRRGYATMISHNIPPLSRAGLYKELPTFKDMLNDYRERGLEKIVDVETEMAIIEKAENLNLTDDCPRIEGELFTDYISRLYMYLLELESKLISNALHVFGETPELATQVTTISEYLKVRGNERSLPSVIMQAIGESTAWGDYASLATKARKGDPKALKIREKVDDIAREFIEQTVFGNSNPGSVFGVLTGGAKINDEMAAAISSALQEGAALKKGLQDNGHEMQSFIRALNGEYLPSGPGGDLVRDGAAILPTGRNIHAIDPWRIPSELAFKRGKQIADTIIQKHRDENNGEYPETIAQVLWGLDTIKSKGEAVAVIIALMGAEPAYDAQNKISHYKLVPLERLGRPRIDVLIQISSIFRDTFGVLVDHLDKLVKDAARAIEPAEMNNIKKHVDEAMAQGKDFESATSRLFTQAPGTYGSQIDELVEDSAWESEEDLDNMFVKRTSFAYGGNRYGDEQSDILKNLLGTVDRVVQQVDSAEYGISDIDRYFSSSGALQMSARRRNPKGDSVKLNYVETYTADIKVDDAEKALKVEFRTKLLNPKWFEGMLAQGHSGATEISNRFTYMLGWDAVTKGVDDWVYKEAAQTYAFDPAMRDKLMKLNPKAFKNIVGRMLEASGRGMWAADPDTIEKLQEIYSDLEDRLEGIEV